A genomic stretch from Lathyrus oleraceus cultivar Zhongwan6 chromosome 2, CAAS_Psat_ZW6_1.0, whole genome shotgun sequence includes:
- the LOC127120205 gene encoding peroxidase 72 codes for MVNSINFFLLFSLLVFAPFCHCKTKVGDFLYPQFYDGSCPRVEEIVKSVVSKAVAKEPRMAASLLRLHFHDCFVKGCDASVLLDSSGTIISEKRSNPNRNSARGFEVIEEIKSALEKECPHTVSCADILTLAARDSTVLTGGPNWDVPLGRRDSLGASISGSNNNIPAPNNTFQTILTKFKLKGLNIVDLVALSGSHTIGDSRCTSFRQRLYNQTGNGKSDFTLDQNYAAQLRARCPRSGGDQNLFVLDFITPVKFDNNYYKNLLANKGLLSSDEVLLTKNQVSANLVKTYAARNDIFFDQFAKSMVKLGNITPLTGSRGEIRKHCRKINT; via the exons ATGGTCAATTCTATAAACTTTTTCTTGCTTTTTTCTCTTCTAGTCTTTGCTCCTTTCTGTCACTGTAAAACTAAAGTAGGAGATTTCCTCTACCCTCAATTTTACGACGGTTCGTGTCCGAGAGTTGAGGAGATTGTTAAGTCTGTAGTTTCCAAGGCTGTCGCTAAAGAACCTCGCATGGCTGCTTCGTTGCTGAGACTGCATTTTCATGACTGTTTTGTCAAG GGTTGTGATGCATCGGTGTTGCTAGACAGCAGCGGAACAATCATCAGCGAAAAGAGGTCGAATCCGAACCGTAACTCAGCTAGAGGATTTGAAGTCATTGAAGAAATTAAATCTGCATTAGAGAAAGAGTGTCCTCATACAGTCTCTTGTGCTGATATTTTGACTCTAGCAGCTAGAGATTCAACTGTTCTT ACTGGTGGACCAAACTGGGATGTACCTTTGGGAAGAAGGGATTCTCTTGGTGCAAGCATCAGTGGCTCAAATAACAACATTCCTGCTCCTAACAATACATTCCAAACCATCTTAACTAAGTTCAAGCTTAAGGGTCTTAACATTGTTGATCTAGTTGCTCTATCTG GTAGTCACACTATAGGTGATTCAAGATGCACTAGCTTTAGACAAAGACTCTACAACCAAACTGGGAATGGCAAGTCAGATTTCACTCTTGACCAAAACTATGCAGCTCAATTGCGCGCTCGGTGCCCGAGATCTGGTGGAGACCAAAATCTATTTGTCCTAGACTTTATCACCCCGGTAAAATTTGACAACAACTACTACAAGAACTTATTGGCCAACAAGGGTCTGTTAAGTTCTGATGAAGTTCTGTTGACAAAGAATCAAGTATCTGCCAATTTAGTGAAGACTTATGCAGCAAGAAATGATATTTTCTTTGATCAATTTGCTAAGTCTATGGTTAAGCTGGGAAACATTACTCCTTTAACAGGTTCAAGGGGTGAAATCAGGAAGCACTGCAGAAAGATTAACACATGA